CGGGCGCACCCTGTGGCCATGACTCCCACAGACTCCGCAGCGGCCCGGCCCGAGACCACCGAGCCGGAGCTCGCCGAACCGCACCTGCGTGCGGTGCTGGACACGGCGGGACTGGCCGTCGAGTACGTCCGGGCCCAGGACAACACGCTGTTTTGGCTCGACGAGGACGGCACCGAGATCGCCGTGACGGACTTCGCCGGCGGGTACGGCTCCGTCCTGCTCGGCCACAACCGGCCCGAGATCGTCGAGCGCGCGAGGGAACTGCTGGCGTCAGGCACCCCGGTGCACGCGCAGTTCTCCAGCCACCCCTACGCCAACCGGCTCGCGGCCGAGCTGAACCGGATCGTGGGACGCGAACTGGACACCGACGAGCCGTACTTCGCCATCTTCGGCAATTCGGGCGCGGAGGCCGTCGAGGCCGCGATCAAGCACGCCGAGATGGACCGGGGCATGCGACTGGCGGCGCTGCGTGAGGAGTTGGCGCGGCACACCGCGAGCGTCCGCGCGGCGGTGGCGGCCGGCGAGGCGAAGGTGACCTCGCGGGCCCTCGCGGGTGCCGGGCTCGACGCGACGGCGCCCGGCGGTGACTTCGAGACACTCGCCGCCGAGTTGGAGCGTCACAACGCCGAACTGTTCGCCAGGCCGCCGCTGTTCCTCAGCCTTGAGGGCGGCTTCCACGGCAAGCTGGCGGCGAGCGTGCAGCTGACCCACAACGAGGGGTACCGCGCCCCGTTCAAGGCGCTGGCGGCGCAGGCCCGTTTCGTGCCCCGTGAGCGGCCCGAGGCGCTGAAGGAGATCTGGGCCGAGGAGCGCGGCACACTCCGGGACGTGCGGGTCTTCGAGGGCCGGGTCGAGGTCACCGAGCGCGAGTTCCCCGCGTTCTGCGCCTTCCTGGTGGAGCCGATCCAGGGCGAGGGCGGCATCCACGTCCTGTCGGAGGAGTTCGCCGCGGAGATCCAGCG
The sequence above is a segment of the Streptomyces griseoviridis genome. Coding sequences within it:
- a CDS encoding aspartate aminotransferase family protein, which encodes MTPTDSAAARPETTEPELAEPHLRAVLDTAGLAVEYVRAQDNTLFWLDEDGTEIAVTDFAGGYGSVLLGHNRPEIVERARELLASGTPVHAQFSSHPYANRLAAELNRIVGRELDTDEPYFAIFGNSGAEAVEAAIKHAEMDRGMRLAALREELARHTASVRAAVAAGEAKVTSRALAGAGLDATAPGGDFETLAAELERHNAELFARPPLFLSLEGGFHGKLAASVQLTHNEGYRAPFKALAAQARFVPRERPEALKEIWAEERGTLRDVRVFEGRVEVTEREFPAFCAFLVEPIQGEGGIHVLSEEFAAEIQRFCASIGCPVIVDEIQSGMGRTGALLASAQIGLRGDYYTLAKTLGGGIAKTSVMLVRQAWYREEFEIVHSSTFAKDSFSCHIALKVLELLEADGGAAYRRAAERGDALRRTLESVAADFPGVVKEVRGRGLMLGVEFHDQSGSASPALREAAAGGLFGYVLAGHLLHRHAIRTFPTASALNTLRFEPSLLLSDAEIARLDGGLRDVCAIMRDAAGERLAAGRAG